One genomic segment of Equus przewalskii isolate Varuska chromosome 13, EquPr2, whole genome shotgun sequence includes these proteins:
- the SNCAIP gene encoding synphilin-1 isoform X5, whose translation MEAPEYLDLDEIDFSDDTSYSVTSLKTIPELCRRCDSQSEDRSVSSSSWNCGVSTLITNTQKPTGIADVYSKFRPVKRVSPLKHQPETLENNESDDQKNQKTEYQKGSESDPGPQPEELSPGDREGIPQSKSTEPSTLLGELEHYDLDMDEILDVPYIKSNQQLASFTKVTSEKRILGLCTTINGLSSKACSTGTPENSPSNMTPFCVLSPVKSPHLRKASSVVRDQQKLSTEEAESSPPLVKCGSAYEPENQSKDFLNKTFSDPHSRKVEKAMPDCQLRAFHLQSSATETKLEEQIGGMNWTSSQGPEERSEYLKKVKSILNIVKEGQISLLPHLAADNLDKIHDENGNNLLHIAASQGHAECLQHLTSLMGEDCLSERNAEKLTPAGLAIKNGQLECVRWMVSETEAIAELSCSKDFPSLIHYAGCFGQEKILLWLLQFMQEQGISLDEVDQDGNSAVHVASQHGYLGCIQTLVEYGANVTMQNHVGEKPSQSAERHGHTLCSRYLVVVETCMSLASQVVKLTKQLKEQTMERVTLQNQLQQLLEAQKSEGKSLLSSPSSPSSPASRKSQWKSPDADDESLAKSKPGVQEGIQVLGSVSASSRARAKAKDEDSDKILRQLLGKDISENVCAQEKLSLEFQDAQASSRNSKKIPLEKRELKLARLRQLMQRSLSESDTDSNNSEDPKSTPVRKAERPRPQPIVESVESMDSAESLHLMIKKHTLASGRRFPFGIKASKSLDGHSPSPTSESSEPDLESHCPGSGTTPPNQPSGDSTQPSPDSTAAQKVATSPKSALKSPSSKRRTSQNLKLRVTFEEPVVQMEQTSLELNGEKDRDKGRTFQRTSTSSESGDQLKRPFGTFRSIMETLSGNQNNNNNYQAANQLKTSTLPLTSLGRKTADAKGNPTSSASKGKNKAA comes from the exons tttctaGCTCTAGCTGGAATTGTGGCGTGTCCACTCTTATTACAAACACGCAAAAGCCCACGGGAATCGCTGATGTATACAGTAAGTTCCGCCCCGTGAAGAGAGTTTCCCCACTGAAACATCAGCCAGAGACTCTCGAGAACAATGAAAGTGATGACCAAAAGAACCAGAAGACGGAGTACCAGAAAGGGAGTGAGTCTGACCCAGGCCCCCAACCTGAGGAGCTCAGCCCTGGAGATAGAGAAGGCATCCCCCAAAGTAAGAGCACGGAGCCCAGCACATTGCTGGGCGAACTGGAGCATTATGACCTCGACATGGATGAGATTCTGGATGTGCCTTACATTAAATCCAATCAACAGCTTGCCTCTTTTACCAAGGTGacttcagaaaaaagaattttgggTTTATGCACAACCATCAATGGTCTTTCTAGCAAAGCCTGCTCTACAGGAACTCCTGAGAACTCTCCATCCAACATGACACCATTTTGTGTTCTTTCTCCTGTGAAAAGCCCTCACTTGAGAAAAGCATCATCTGTCGTCAGAGACCAGCAAAAGCTCTCCACTGAAGAAGCCGAGAGCTCACCTCCTCTAGTTAAATGTGGCTCTGCATATGAGCCTGAAAACCAGAGTAAGGATTTCCTAAACAAGACCTTTAGTGATCCACATAGTCGAAAAGTTGAGAAGGCAATGCCAGACTGCCAGCTCAGGGCCTTCCATCTGCAATCCTCAGCAACAGAAACCAAACTAGAAGAGCAGATTGGTGGCATGAACTGGACCAGCTCCCAAGGCCCAGAAGAAAGGAGTGAAtatctgaaaaaagtaaaaagcatctTGAACATCGTTAAAGAAGGACAAATATCTCTCCTG CCACACCTAGCTGCTGACAATCTAGACAAAATTCATGATGAAAACGGAAACAATCTCTTACACATTGCCGCATCGCAGGGACACGCAGAATGTCTGCAGCACCTCACATCTTTGATGGGAGAAGATTGCCTCAGTGAGCGAAATGCCGAGAAGTTGACTCCAGCAGGCCTGGCCATCAAG AATGGTCAGTTGGAGTGTGTACGCTGGATGGTGAGTGAAACAGAAGCCATTGCAGAATTGAGTTGTTCTAAGGATTTTCCAAGCCTTATTCACTACGCAGGTTGCTTTGGCCAG GAAAAGATTCTTCTGTGGCTTCTTCAGTTTATGCAAGAACAGGGCATCTCGCTGGATGAAGTGGACCAGGATGGCAACAGCGCTGTTCACGTAGCCTCACAGCATGGCTACCTCGGGTGCATACAG ACCTTGGTTGAATATGGAGCAAATGTCACCATGCAGAACCACGTGGGAGAAAAGCCCTCCCAGAGTGCTGAGCGCCATGGGCACACCCTGTGCTCCCGGTACCTGGTGGTGGTGGAGACCTGCATGTCACTGGCCTCTCAAGTGGTGAAGCTAACCAAGCAGCTAAAGGA ACAGACAATGGAACGTGTCACACTGCAGAACCAGCTCCAACAACTTCTAGAAGCCCAGAAATCAGAGGGCAAGTCACTCCTTTCTTCACCCAG TTCACCATCCTCTCCAGCTTCCAGAAAGTCCCAGTGGAAATCCCCAGATGCAGATGATGAGTCTTTAGCCAAAAGCAAACCAGGAGTCCAAGAGGGGATTCAGGTTCTTGGAAGTGTGTCAGCATCCAGCCGGGCTAGGGCCAAAGCAAAAGATGAAGATTCTGATAAAATCCTACGCCAGTTACTGGGAAAAGATATCTCAGAgaatgtctgtgcccaggaaaagCTGTCCTTGGAATTCCAGGATGCTCAGGCTTCCTCTAGAAATTCAAAGAAGATTCctctggagaagagagaactgaagttagccaggctgaggcagctgATGCAGCGGTCACTAAGTGAGTCCGACACAGACTCCAACAACTCTGAAGACCCCAAGAGCACACCTGTGAGAAAGGCTGAAAGGCCCAGGCCACAGCCCATTGTGGAAAGTGTAGAGAGTATGGACAGCGCAGAAAGCCTACACTTGATGATAAAGAAACACACCTTGGCATCAGGACGCAGGTTTCCATTTGGTATCAAGGCCTCCAAATCTCTGGATGGCCATAGCCCATCTCCCACCTCAGAGAGCAGTGAACCAGACTTGGAATCCCACTGTCCAGGCTCAGGGACTACTCCCCCAAACCAGCCATCTGGAGACTCCACTCAGCCCAGCCCTGACAGCACTGCTGCCCAGAAAGTGGCCACGAGTCCCAAGAGTGCCCTCAAGTCTCCATCTTCCAAGCGCCGGACATCTCAGAACTTGAAACTCAGAGTTACCTTTGAGGAGCCTGTGGTGCAGATGGAGCAAACTAGCCTTGAACtaaatggagagaaagacagagataaGGGCAGGACCTTTCAGCGGACCTCCACAAGTAGTGAATCAGGGGATCAACTGAAAAGGCCTTTTGGAACCTTCCGATCCATTATGGAGACACTAAGTGGCaaccaaaacaataataataactatcagGCAGCCAACCAGCTGAAGACCTCCACATTGCCCTTAACCTCACTTGGAAGGAAGACAGCAGATGCCAAGGGAAATCCCACGAGCTCTGCTAGCAAAGGAAAGAATAAGGCA GCATAA